In one window of Methanolobus mangrovi DNA:
- a CDS encoding hydantoinase/oxoprolinase family protein: MQYSLGIDAGGTYTDAVIVRNSDRRVIDSNKALTTYPDLLAGIENAIDGLDSKYLPEVKLVSVSTTLATNTILEKTGYPVALILIGKHTLPANPPIDDFIVVRGGHNVTGTEDETLDLEAVREYALKVKDRVSAFAVSSYFSIRNPDHEKKVKNILTELTGLPIVCGHELSQDLGAYDRGVTAYLNAQLLPIADQFIHAILTDIEKRGINAKLMMLKCDGSVIGIHEAMEKPIESIFSGPAASLMGASFLSNNDTCAVIDVGGTSTDVSLNHNGLPELVDTGAVVGGWHTKVKAIRMETSAMGGDSHVWIKNRGVNIGPRRVIPLCLAAVKYPGFMDQLASGRTPSRVQLAENIQPTKFFVRTGKEATNLSSFEKELLETIGIEPVSINDIFWKIGKPMSADHVDALIQKRLVQAIGFTPTDVLHVLGEYTKWNREASLTGAKILARLTPMDENELCLHIKKEVAINMALDLMSFMFKGVEKSEIEKIIRGEFFSQFKVNVPVVLLGGPVHSYVEELNKLIEANIIVPEHADVGNAVGALVGKGVKSIEIHIKSFYKKTERTILVFSPVERREFSTYSEAFEYANELGKKLILEYMEESDIKAEDVSIDIKREDITMIEEGGAPIETKLIFLGTGISDTEK, translated from the coding sequence ATGCAATACAGTCTGGGAATAGATGCCGGTGGAACTTACACAGATGCGGTGATCGTCAGGAATTCAGATAGGAGAGTTATCGACTCGAACAAGGCACTTACCACCTATCCCGACCTGCTGGCAGGTATAGAGAATGCCATAGACGGGCTTGACAGCAAATACCTGCCTGAAGTAAAACTTGTATCAGTATCTACAACACTTGCCACCAATACCATACTTGAGAAAACAGGGTATCCTGTTGCTCTTATTCTTATAGGGAAACACACCCTGCCTGCAAATCCGCCAATCGATGATTTCATTGTAGTGAGAGGCGGACACAATGTTACAGGAACCGAAGATGAGACTCTTGATCTTGAAGCTGTCAGGGAATATGCCCTGAAAGTAAAAGACAGGGTGTCCGCATTTGCTGTTTCCTCATATTTCAGTATCCGAAACCCTGACCATGAAAAGAAAGTAAAGAACATTCTCACTGAACTCACAGGACTGCCAATAGTTTGCGGTCATGAACTATCGCAGGACCTGGGAGCCTACGACAGGGGTGTTACGGCATATCTGAATGCACAGCTTCTTCCCATAGCAGACCAGTTCATCCATGCTATTCTTACTGATATTGAGAAACGCGGGATCAATGCGAAACTCATGATGCTCAAATGTGATGGCTCAGTGATAGGTATCCATGAAGCCATGGAAAAACCCATAGAGTCCATATTTTCAGGACCTGCTGCCAGTCTGATGGGAGCTTCCTTCCTCTCTAATAATGATACGTGTGCGGTTATCGACGTGGGAGGAACAAGCACCGATGTCTCACTGAATCATAATGGATTGCCCGAACTTGTTGATACCGGAGCAGTAGTTGGCGGCTGGCACACGAAGGTCAAAGCCATACGCATGGAAACTTCCGCAATGGGCGGGGACAGCCACGTTTGGATCAAGAACCGCGGTGTCAATATCGGACCACGCAGGGTAATACCTCTCTGTCTTGCTGCTGTAAAATATCCGGGATTCATGGACCAGCTCGCATCCGGAAGAACTCCTTCAAGGGTGCAGCTTGCGGAAAATATTCAGCCCACGAAATTCTTTGTCAGAACAGGCAAAGAGGCGACAAATCTCAGTTCATTTGAAAAGGAGCTTCTTGAAACAATAGGTATAGAACCTGTTTCCATTAATGATATTTTCTGGAAGATTGGAAAGCCGATGTCTGCAGACCATGTAGATGCACTGATACAGAAAAGACTTGTCCAGGCAATAGGATTCACACCTACCGATGTGCTGCATGTACTTGGAGAATACACAAAATGGAACCGTGAAGCCTCACTTACCGGTGCGAAAATCCTTGCAAGACTGACACCCATGGATGAAAATGAGCTTTGCTTACATATCAAAAAGGAAGTCGCTATCAACATGGCACTCGACCTTATGAGTTTCATGTTCAAGGGTGTTGAAAAATCTGAGATAGAAAAGATAATCCGTGGCGAGTTCTTTTCACAGTTCAAAGTGAATGTCCCGGTAGTACTGCTAGGCGGACCTGTGCATTCCTATGTTGAAGAACTTAACAAACTGATAGAAGCAAACATCATAGTTCCCGAGCACGCAGATGTGGGAAATGCAGTTGGAGCACTTGTAGGAAAAGGTGTCAAGAGTATAGAGATACACATCAAGTCATTCTACAAGAAAACAGAAAGGACCATTCTTGTATTCTCTCCAGTGGAAAGAAGGGAGTTCTCTACTTATTCTGAAGCTTTTGAATATGCAAACGAACTCGGGAAGAAACTGATACTTGAATATATGGAAGAATCAGATATCAAAGCAGAAGACGTTAGTATCGATATCAAACGAGAGGATATTACAATGATCGAAGAAGGCGGTGCTCCTATTGAAACAAAACTGATCTTCCTTGGAACGGGAATCTCAGATACCGAAAAATGA
- the mtbA gene encoding methylcobamide:CoM methyltransferase MtbA: protein MTEYTPKERLSRALTGQSVDRMPAVCVTQTGTVEQMEACGAFWPEANSDAEKMAILAEAGHTVVGFEAVRVPFDITAEAEFFGCDIKDGTMEQQPSVVGHVVKTVEDIEKLKGYDLSEGRISVVCDATRILADKYGDELPIMGSMIGPFSLAQHINGDEWFMAIFTDEAFAFALMEFTTEFSIAYAQKMVENGADTMVIIDPTASYQLIGAEFYEKFVVPFHKKIIDAMHEVNVPVVLHICGDTTQGLALMESCGVDAISVDQNVDAAAAVANVEKAVIVGNLDPVNMLWNQTPEKIREQSQKVIDAGVGLLAPGCGTVSKTATMNLQAMIEVAKSHKY, encoded by the coding sequence ATGACAGAATATACCCCAAAAGAAAGATTATCCCGTGCACTTACCGGTCAGTCTGTTGACAGAATGCCTGCGGTTTGTGTTACCCAGACAGGCACTGTGGAGCAGATGGAAGCCTGTGGCGCCTTCTGGCCAGAGGCTAACAGTGATGCAGAAAAGATGGCAATACTTGCCGAAGCAGGTCACACCGTAGTCGGATTCGAGGCTGTACGTGTACCTTTCGATATAACTGCAGAAGCTGAGTTCTTCGGATGTGACATAAAAGATGGTACAATGGAGCAGCAACCATCTGTTGTCGGTCATGTTGTAAAAACAGTAGAAGACATCGAAAAACTCAAAGGTTACGATCTTAGTGAAGGCAGGATAAGTGTTGTCTGTGATGCTACCAGAATACTGGCAGATAAGTACGGTGATGAACTTCCGATAATGGGAAGCATGATCGGGCCATTCTCGCTTGCACAGCATATCAACGGTGACGAGTGGTTCATGGCCATTTTCACAGACGAAGCATTTGCATTTGCACTCATGGAATTCACTACCGAGTTCAGTATTGCCTATGCACAGAAAATGGTGGAGAACGGTGCTGATACCATGGTCATTATCGACCCAACGGCAAGTTACCAGTTGATAGGTGCTGAATTCTACGAAAAGTTCGTCGTTCCTTTCCACAAAAAGATAATAGATGCCATGCACGAGGTCAACGTACCTGTAGTATTGCACATATGTGGTGACACAACCCAGGGTCTTGCACTTATGGAATCATGTGGTGTTGATGCCATTAGTGTAGATCAGAATGTTGATGCAGCAGCTGCTGTGGCTAACGTTGAAAAGGCTGTCATTGTCGGTAACCTTGACCCTGTGAACATGCTCTGGAACCAGACACCCGAAAAGATTAGGGAGCAGTCGCAGAAAGTCATCGATGCAGGCGTAGGTCTGCTTGCACCGGGATGCGGTACTGTCAGCAAGACAGCTACCATGAACCTTCAGGCAATGATAGAAGTGGCAAAGAGTCACAAATACTAA
- a CDS encoding M18 family aminopeptidase, translated as MDNFRNHISDFFGFMKNATTAVQTVDTIRERLDAEGFMELNMNEPWKLNLSGKYYLTPYPSMLVGFTIGSDQYLTKGVKIIAAHTDSPGFRIKPSPEVNSEGMLTLNVERYGGPILNTWFDRPLSIAGRIAVRSDEVLKPKVIHLDFQRPILIIPNLAIHMNHEVNKGVEIKVQKEMQPLLTQLIEDEIKDNYLLDLVAEKAGVAREDILDMDLNVYCSEEGMLVGAKEEFISCPRIDDLSMVYAAMEALVGSKQKDGVNMVAFMDNEEIGSMTKQGADSVLLSTILERIRMGTVGKAQQFPGQVMDSFVISADGAHGLHPNYGEKNDITNKPVMNKGIAIKISGNRSYASEVETIAAFQQLCDRAGLRYQKFVNHSDQPGGKTLGPLLSKYVPVHVVDVGVPMLAMHSTRELMGKQDFLDSIEIFRTFFQLEE; from the coding sequence ATGGATAATTTCAGGAATCATATCAGTGATTTTTTCGGATTTATGAAAAATGCGACAACAGCAGTTCAGACAGTAGATACCATAAGAGAACGTCTGGATGCTGAAGGCTTCATGGAATTGAATATGAATGAGCCATGGAAGTTGAATCTATCAGGAAAATACTATCTGACACCCTATCCTTCCATGTTGGTGGGCTTTACTATCGGAAGCGATCAATATCTGACAAAAGGTGTGAAGATAATTGCTGCTCATACGGATAGTCCTGGGTTCAGGATCAAACCCAGTCCTGAGGTGAACAGCGAAGGAATGTTAACACTGAATGTGGAGCGCTACGGCGGACCTATTCTGAATACATGGTTTGATCGTCCTTTATCCATCGCCGGAAGGATAGCTGTGAGGTCCGATGAGGTGCTGAAGCCGAAAGTCATTCATCTGGATTTTCAAAGACCGATACTTATTATCCCGAATCTGGCCATCCATATGAACCACGAGGTCAACAAAGGTGTGGAGATCAAGGTTCAAAAAGAAATGCAACCTCTCTTAACCCAGTTGATCGAAGATGAGATCAAGGACAATTACCTGTTGGATCTGGTTGCGGAGAAAGCAGGGGTAGCTCGTGAGGATATTCTGGATATGGACTTGAATGTCTATTGTAGTGAAGAAGGTATGTTGGTGGGAGCCAAAGAGGAATTCATCTCCTGTCCGAGAATCGATGATCTATCCATGGTGTATGCTGCTATGGAAGCTCTTGTAGGATCGAAGCAAAAAGACGGGGTTAACATGGTGGCATTCATGGATAATGAAGAGATCGGCTCCATGACCAAGCAAGGTGCTGATTCCGTGCTGCTGAGCACTATTCTGGAAAGGATCCGTATGGGAACGGTGGGGAAGGCACAACAATTCCCTGGTCAAGTGATGGACTCCTTTGTGATCTCGGCTGACGGGGCACATGGATTACATCCCAATTACGGTGAAAAGAATGATATCACCAACAAGCCTGTAATGAATAAAGGGATTGCCATTAAGATCAGTGGCAACCGTTCCTATGCATCGGAAGTGGAGACCATTGCAGCTTTTCAGCAACTTTGTGACAGGGCCGGTTTGAGATATCAGAAATTTGTGAACCATTCGGATCAACCGGGAGGAAAGACCCTGGGTCCGTTGCTCAGCAAATATGTACCTGTCCATGTGGTGGATGTGGGAGTGCCGATGCTGGCAATGCATTCAACCAGGGAGCTCATGGGTAAACAGGATTTCCTGGATTCCATCGAGATATTCAGGACATTTTTCCAATTAGAGGAATGA
- a CDS encoding hydantoinase/oxoprolinase family protein, translating into MSYSLGIDAGGTYTDAVLLKDDDNTIIQSSKALTSYPNPLDGIKQSIDSLDPICLQKVKVVSVSTTLSTNSILEGTGSPVAMILIGNYDIKQELPTRHYLQITGGHDHNGIETNDLDIESIKSFALAVKDKVSAFAISSYFSVRNHDHELRAKELILELTGRPVVCSYELSQDLGAFERAVTAFLNAQLIPVTERFMKTVEAEIKSRGIDAKIFMLKCDGSVIGIQSALKKPIESIFSGPAGSLVGASFLSKKETCAVIDVGGTSTDISVIYNGVPEMSDSGAVVGGWKTRVKAIRMETSAMGGDSHVWVKGKDISIGPRRVIPLSRAAVLYPDFLEQLTTNPIPPKIRLGINYQPTKFYLRTDYETLEASDEEKEVLAAVKMHPTSTTEIFNQIKKYPSSKVLDSLIQKRLLQPIGFTLTDALHVLGEYTERDVEAANIGADVLGSLADMDKYEFASHVKKEFAKNMACDLISFFLEGVDKEEIRKIFDIQSPAKFKVEVPVVLIGGPVAAFVEDLQEILDAEIILPEYSSVGNAAGALAAKGIRRFEVLIRPASMAAPDWEFLVFSEHGKSNFYEYQEALDYAVTMGETTVLSYMKDAGLDSNHIKIDVKKEEIIPLGWKTPMETKLVVLGVGNRNVDQDCY; encoded by the coding sequence ATGAGTTACAGCCTTGGCATAGATGCAGGAGGAACGTACACTGATGCGGTTCTTCTAAAGGATGATGATAACACCATAATCCAATCCAGTAAAGCATTGACAAGCTATCCGAACCCACTTGACGGAATTAAGCAATCCATCGATAGCTTGGACCCCATATGCCTTCAAAAAGTAAAAGTTGTATCAGTCTCAACTACACTTTCCACAAACAGCATTCTTGAAGGTACAGGTTCTCCTGTTGCCATGATACTTATAGGCAACTATGACATCAAACAAGAACTTCCGACAAGGCATTATTTGCAGATTACCGGAGGGCATGACCATAACGGTATTGAAACCAATGACCTGGACATCGAATCTATCAAATCTTTTGCTCTGGCCGTCAAGGATAAGGTTTCAGCTTTTGCAATATCCTCATACTTTAGTGTCAGGAACCACGATCATGAGCTTAGGGCAAAAGAACTCATTCTGGAACTCACAGGCCGTCCCGTAGTCTGCAGCTATGAACTTTCCCAGGACCTCGGAGCCTTTGAAAGAGCTGTTACGGCATTCCTTAATGCACAACTGATACCTGTAACTGAGAGATTCATGAAAACCGTTGAAGCGGAAATAAAATCAAGGGGAATTGATGCAAAGATATTCATGCTCAAATGTGACGGCTCGGTCATAGGTATCCAAAGTGCTCTTAAAAAACCTATTGAATCCATTTTTTCAGGACCTGCCGGAAGTCTTGTCGGAGCTTCGTTCCTCTCAAAAAAAGAGACTTGTGCCGTCATAGATGTTGGAGGAACCAGTACAGACATTTCAGTGATATACAATGGTGTTCCTGAAATGAGCGATTCCGGTGCCGTTGTAGGCGGGTGGAAAACAAGGGTCAAGGCTATACGTATGGAAACATCAGCTATGGGAGGAGACAGCCATGTATGGGTCAAAGGCAAGGATATAAGCATAGGCCCCAGAAGGGTTATTCCCTTGTCCAGAGCTGCTGTCCTTTACCCGGATTTTCTTGAACAGCTCACGACAAACCCCATTCCTCCAAAGATACGCCTGGGAATCAACTATCAGCCAACAAAATTCTACCTGAGAACAGACTATGAGACACTTGAAGCCAGCGATGAGGAAAAAGAGGTGCTTGCTGCCGTAAAAATGCACCCCACATCAACAACGGAAATATTCAACCAGATAAAAAAATACCCTTCCAGCAAAGTACTGGACAGCCTTATACAAAAGAGACTTTTGCAGCCTATCGGTTTTACACTAACTGATGCCTTGCATGTTCTTGGAGAATACACGGAAAGAGATGTTGAAGCTGCAAATATCGGAGCTGATGTACTTGGTTCACTGGCAGATATGGATAAATACGAGTTTGCCAGCCATGTCAAGAAAGAATTTGCCAAAAACATGGCATGTGACCTCATATCATTCTTCCTTGAAGGAGTGGATAAGGAAGAAATTCGTAAAATATTTGACATACAATCACCTGCAAAATTCAAAGTAGAAGTTCCGGTAGTACTGATTGGTGGACCTGTAGCTGCTTTTGTAGAAGATCTCCAGGAGATACTGGATGCTGAAATTATCCTTCCTGAGTATTCAAGTGTAGGAAATGCTGCCGGTGCACTGGCTGCCAAGGGAATCAGAAGATTTGAGGTGCTTATAAGACCCGCCTCAATGGCAGCCCCTGACTGGGAATTCCTTGTGTTTTCAGAACATGGAAAAAGCAATTTCTATGAATATCAGGAAGCACTCGACTATGCAGTTACCATGGGAGAAACTACAGTTCTTAGTTACATGAAAGATGCCGGGCTGGATTCAAACCATATAAAAATAGATGTTAAAAAAGAGGAAATAATTCCATTGGGATGGAAAACACCAATGGAAACAAAGCTTGTTGTACTCGGTGTTGGGAACAGGAATGTTGACCAGGATTGCTATTAA
- a CDS encoding PAS domain S-box protein encodes MDANQGVINISVAKKSEENKAHGKTTPTPYSIDKKLEAVYNSSPVISFLWRAEDQWPVESVSGNVIQLGYDPEEFLTGKLLYGDIVHPDDFERIHFEVKKHSEKKNTSYFSLNYRILTKSGEVRWVTERSFIKRDEEGNITHFQGIIIDNTELESTERELLETGKKYRVIFESSPVGIIYFDENGLITHCNKSFSDIIGAPVKKIIGFSVLSSLNDEKLRNAVDVVFLGNPGYYEGEYISSISGRRMIIKANFTPVMDDDGSLLGGIGIMEDVAKSKKDEELINLNEMRLEALLKLYQMQDLPMHEIAEYAIQKAVELTNSKIGYLEILNEDENVLETYQWPNDLGEYLRHNGESFVHPVKSTGFWGEAIRERKPVIVNTHYDSEHLDDIYPGAKEKMLRHVTIPVFYNDQVVAVAGVANKLLEYDESDVRQLTLLMEGMWKLVQYKHTNEVLYEALRMRRVLESIMSSSPAIVFLWKPEKDWPVEFVSDNIGQFGYKVNDFLSGKIIYGDIIHPSDLQRVREGVERASKEGFSDFSQEYRILTKSGEVRWVDERTMLHYDEDGIVDYLQGIIVDITERKQANNFMRIECDLDNVLGETAGLEQTFEKLLDFTLEAKSIDSGIIYLVDQVTGDFDATAYRGLSESFVTSLSHFGSNTLMSRLFTTGYPVYKYFYEINVMMHTENLDYEGLQAMAFIPVKFNDSLVAAIILGSHTELEIPANSRNLIETIANQVGIIISRIKKDSGAQKSKNNLNSLLDALDEMVFIMDIEGQILHINESLVRSLNYSEKELEMKDFLMLYPEDWEDDVLSTLDEIMAGKSSTCEIPLVSREGILVPVKSKFTIGDWGGQDVLISISSLIKEPGA; translated from the coding sequence ATGGATGCAAATCAAGGAGTGATAAATATTTCAGTTGCTAAAAAGTCAGAAGAAAATAAAGCTCACGGGAAGACCACTCCAACTCCCTATTCAATAGACAAGAAACTTGAAGCTGTCTATAATAGTAGTCCTGTAATATCTTTCCTGTGGAGAGCAGAAGATCAATGGCCTGTTGAATCTGTATCCGGAAATGTTATTCAATTAGGTTATGATCCGGAAGAATTTCTCACAGGGAAGTTACTTTACGGAGACATCGTCCATCCGGATGACTTTGAAAGAATACATTTTGAGGTCAAAAAGCATTCTGAAAAAAAGAACACTTCCTATTTCTCCCTTAATTATAGAATACTGACAAAATCAGGTGAAGTACGCTGGGTAACTGAAAGGTCATTTATAAAAAGGGATGAAGAAGGCAACATAACTCATTTCCAGGGTATAATCATTGATAATACCGAACTTGAGAGCACTGAGAGAGAACTTCTGGAAACCGGAAAAAAATATAGGGTAATATTTGAAAGTTCCCCGGTGGGTATCATCTATTTTGATGAAAACGGTCTTATCACCCACTGCAACAAGAGTTTCTCGGATATTATTGGAGCACCTGTGAAGAAGATAATTGGATTCAGTGTTCTTTCATCGCTAAATGATGAAAAACTGAGAAATGCTGTAGATGTTGTTTTTCTGGGCAATCCCGGTTATTATGAAGGCGAATATATTTCCAGCATAAGTGGAAGAAGGATGATCATCAAGGCAAATTTCACTCCGGTTATGGATGATGACGGCTCTTTGCTGGGCGGTATCGGAATAATGGAAGATGTTGCAAAGAGCAAAAAAGATGAGGAATTAATCAATCTGAATGAAATGCGCCTTGAGGCTCTTTTGAAACTCTATCAGATGCAGGATTTGCCGATGCATGAAATTGCTGAGTATGCTATCCAGAAGGCCGTCGAACTCACCAATAGTAAAATAGGTTATCTTGAAATTTTGAACGAAGACGAAAATGTGCTTGAAACCTATCAGTGGCCTAATGATCTCGGAGAATATTTGCGCCATAATGGGGAAAGCTTTGTCCATCCTGTAAAGTCAACAGGTTTTTGGGGCGAAGCAATACGTGAGAGAAAACCCGTAATTGTCAATACTCATTATGATTCTGAACATCTTGATGATATCTACCCGGGAGCAAAAGAAAAAATGCTTCGGCATGTAACCATCCCTGTATTCTATAATGATCAGGTAGTTGCAGTGGCAGGAGTGGCTAACAAACTATTGGAATACGACGAATCAGATGTTCGCCAACTAACACTTCTAATGGAAGGTATGTGGAAGCTTGTCCAGTATAAGCATACAAACGAAGTCTTATATGAAGCACTCAGGATGCGCAGGGTTCTTGAGTCCATCATGAGCTCGAGTCCTGCAATAGTGTTCCTCTGGAAGCCTGAAAAGGACTGGCCTGTGGAATTCGTATCAGACAATATCGGGCAGTTCGGGTACAAAGTTAATGATTTCCTTTCAGGAAAGATCATCTACGGTGATATTATCCATCCTTCTGACTTGCAAAGGGTAAGGGAAGGGGTAGAGAGAGCTTCAAAAGAAGGATTTTCAGATTTCAGTCAGGAATACAGGATACTGACAAAATCAGGTGAAGTAAGATGGGTTGATGAAAGAACCATGCTTCACTATGATGAAGACGGTATAGTGGATTACCTTCAGGGTATTATTGTAGACATAACTGAACGCAAGCAGGCTAATAATTTTATGCGTATAGAGTGTGATCTTGACAATGTACTGGGGGAGACTGCAGGTCTTGAGCAAACATTTGAGAAACTCCTTGATTTCACGCTAGAAGCCAAATCAATAGATTCCGGTATCATATACTTAGTCGATCAGGTCACCGGTGATTTTGATGCTACGGCTTATCGGGGTCTTTCTGAAAGTTTTGTGACTTCGTTATCCCATTTTGGTTCTAATACTTTAATGTCGCGTCTTTTCACAACCGGTTATCCGGTTTACAAGTATTTCTATGAGATCAATGTGATGATGCATACTGAGAATCTTGATTATGAGGGATTACAGGCAATGGCATTCATACCCGTTAAATTCAATGATTCGCTTGTTGCAGCTATTATTCTTGGTTCCCACACCGAACTGGAGATACCGGCAAACTCAAGAAATCTCATCGAAACAATTGCAAATCAGGTAGGTATCATAATATCCCGGATTAAGAAGGATTCAGGTGCCCAAAAAAGCAAAAACAACCTTAATTCCCTGCTTGATGCCCTTGATGAGATGGTTTTCATAATGGATATTGAGGGGCAGATACTTCACATAAATGAATCTCTGGTCCGAAGCCTGAACTATTCTGAAAAAGAGCTTGAAATGAAAGATTTCCTCATGCTTTACCCGGAAGACTGGGAAGATGATGTTCTTTCAACTCTTGATGAGATAATGGCAGGTAAATCATCAACGTGCGAGATTCCTCTTGTTAGCAGGGAGGGGATTCTTGTGCCGGTCAAGTCAAAGTTTACAATTGGAGATTGGGGAGGACAGGATGTCCTCATTTCCATTTCTTCGCTTATAAAAGAACCAGGTGCTTAA
- a CDS encoding hydantoinase/oxoprolinase family protein, with the protein MYYSLGIDAGGTYTDAVVIRDSDGSIIDSTKSLTTYPDLLTGIKNTLDGLDPHFLKNVRYASVSTTLATNSVLEKTGYPVGLILVNDTDIPNRAKIEHFTLVNGGHNSAGNEICPLDMDSVRDFVLRVKNKVSAFAISSYFSVRNPEHELKIKELITELTGLPVVCGHELSQDLGAYERGVTAYLNAQLIPIASHFMEAVSSEIERRNIDAKLMMLKCDGSVVSISEALKKPIESVFSGPAASLVGAAYLSGNEDCAVIDVGGTSTDVSLIHRGIPQLSESGAIVGGWQTKVKAIRMETSAMGGDSHVWVRNHVVNIGPRRVIPLCLAAIEYPEIIEKLKQNQVILRNQIGENLQPTKLFVRSGLQAPDISPAEEELLSRIGDRPLTVSDIYWNENRLPNPGTLDLLIQKRLIKAIGFTPTDALHVLGEYKEWNRDASLLGAAILAALSGIDEDELCIRIKKDVARNMALNLISFLLEGISKEEIEKVLMGKFFARFKADLPVVLLGGPVKAYADELAGFIDAHILVPDHCSVGNAVGAVAGKGTKKLEILIKANYTQSKYNLKTSSFVTFFPGGREEFASHHEALEFGEEMGTKLIMNYMADSGMDTDGVSIDMHRNDIVTHEGGIPVETKLIFSGIGQARKTRTTVEID; encoded by the coding sequence ATGTACTACAGTCTTGGAATAGATGCCGGAGGCACTTATACTGATGCTGTGGTGATACGAGATTCTGATGGAAGCATAATAGATTCCACGAAATCCCTTACAACTTATCCGGACCTTTTGACAGGTATAAAGAATACCTTGGACGGACTGGACCCTCATTTTCTTAAAAATGTCCGTTATGCTTCAGTTTCAACAACACTTGCAACAAACAGTGTTCTTGAAAAAACAGGATATCCCGTAGGACTTATTCTTGTCAATGATACGGACATACCAAACAGGGCAAAGATAGAACATTTCACTCTTGTAAATGGAGGGCATAACAGTGCCGGAAATGAGATCTGCCCTCTTGACATGGACTCTGTCAGGGATTTTGTTCTCAGGGTCAAAAATAAAGTTTCTGCTTTTGCAATCTCATCATACTTCAGCGTACGCAATCCCGAACACGAGTTGAAAATCAAGGAACTGATAACTGAACTTACAGGCCTTCCGGTGGTTTGCGGACATGAACTATCACAGGACCTTGGAGCGTATGAAAGGGGAGTTACAGCATACCTTAATGCGCAGTTAATCCCTATAGCCAGCCACTTCATGGAAGCCGTCAGTTCCGAAATAGAAAGAAGGAATATTGATGCAAAGCTTATGATGCTCAAATGTGACGGCTCCGTTGTTAGCATCAGTGAAGCTTTGAAAAAACCTATCGAATCCGTATTTTCAGGACCTGCGGCAAGTCTTGTCGGAGCAGCCTACCTTTCAGGAAATGAGGATTGCGCCGTCATAGACGTTGGGGGCACAAGCACAGACGTTTCACTGATACACCGAGGAATACCGCAGCTCAGCGAATCCGGTGCGATTGTCGGAGGATGGCAGACAAAGGTCAAGGCCATACGCATGGAAACATCTGCAATGGGTGGAGACAGCCATGTGTGGGTCAGGAACCATGTAGTCAACATCGGTCCGAGAAGAGTAATCCCACTCTGCCTTGCTGCCATTGAATATCCGGAAATCATTGAGAAGCTTAAACAGAATCAGGTAATACTCCGTAACCAGATTGGAGAGAACCTGCAACCCACCAAGTTATTTGTCAGGTCCGGACTGCAGGCTCCGGATATCAGTCCTGCAGAAGAAGAACTGCTATCAAGAATAGGTGACAGGCCACTAACTGTCAGCGATATATACTGGAACGAGAACAGGCTTCCAAATCCAGGAACACTTGACCTGTTGATTCAAAAAAGGCTTATCAAAGCAATTGGGTTCACACCCACAGATGCCCTGCACGTACTTGGAGAATATAAAGAGTGGAACAGGGATGCATCCTTACTGGGAGCCGCTATACTGGCAGCACTTTCCGGGATCGATGAAGATGAACTTTGCATCCGGATAAAAAAGGACGTAGCCAGAAACATGGCACTGAACCTTATATCTTTCCTGCTTGAGGGAATCAGCAAAGAAGAAATAGAAAAGGTCCTTATGGGGAAATTCTTTGCAAGGTTCAAGGCAGACCTGCCTGTTGTCCTGCTTGGAGGACCGGTCAAAGCATATGCAGATGAACTTGCAGGTTTCATAGACGCACATATACTGGTGCCAGATCATTGCAGCGTGGGAAATGCGGTCGGTGCTGTTGCAGGAAAGGGCACAAAAAAGCTTGAGATACTCATTAAAGCGAACTACACTCAATCCAAATATAATCTGAAAACATCATCTTTTGTTACCTTTTTCCCTGGAGGAAGGGAAGAGTTCGCATCACACCACGAAGCCCTGGAGTTTGGTGAAGAAATGGGAACTAAACTCATCATGAACTATATGGCCGACTCTGGGATGGATACCGATGGAGTTAGTATCGATATGCATCGTAATGATATTGTTACGCATGAAGGAGGAATTCCTGTGGAAACAAAACTCATTTTCTCAGGCATTGGCCAGGCAAGAAAAACAAGAACAACAGTGGAGATAGATTAA